A region of Emys orbicularis isolate rEmyOrb1 chromosome 20, rEmyOrb1.hap1, whole genome shotgun sequence DNA encodes the following proteins:
- the PPOX gene encoding protoporphyrinogen oxidase, with protein sequence MQRTVAVVGGGISGLTACYHLARSPNAPKIILLEGSGRLGGWLHSTRTEDGAVFEHGPRGIRPAGTVGKNTLLMVSELGLDADVLPVPGDHPASKNRYLYVSGALHRLPSGIGGVLRTVPPFTRPLLWSGLRELVAPRGTQPDETIHSFVSRRFGKELADVAIDSLCRGVFAGDCRALSVRSCFPALFEAERRRRSVILGMALGGGKGPALDSALSRRARDERWSQWSLRAGMETLPEALQDFLRQRGVEMHCHAQLRRLERTAAECWQITLEDGSVRADHVISAIPARALAVLLPGWAEPLAQELRSIEAVSVGVVNLQYNGATLPITVMLGGAWFEQGFGDPDTVPLAVLLSRAKEAVRAHLGIVAEPSRTIVKVLKACIPQYTLGHWQRTETISRYLEQEGLPLSLIGASYQGVSVNDCIYSAKTAVTQLLDQAC encoded by the exons ATGCAGAGGACGGTGGCAGTCGTCGGTGGTGGGATCAGTGGCCTCACCGCCTGCTACCACCTGGCCAGGAGCCCCAATGCTCCCAAG ataATCCTGCTGGAGGGCAGCGGCCGCCTGGGGGGCTGGCTCCATTCCACTCGAACTGAGGACGGGGCCGTATTTGAGCATGGCCCCAGAGGGATCCGACCTGCCGGGACCGTGGGGAAGAACACTCTGCTCATG GTCTCTGAACTTGGCCTGGATGCAGACGTGCTTCCGGTGCCCGGTGACCACCCGGCTTCCAAGAACCGCTACCTCTATGTGAGCGGGGCGCTGCACAGGCTGCCATCCGGCATTGG CGGTGTTCTGCGGACAGTGCCGCCCTTCACCAGACCCCTACTCTGGAGTGGGCTGCGTGAGCTGGTAGCCCCCCGGGGCACCCAGCCGGATGAGACCATCCACAGCTTTGTGAGCCGCCGCTTCGGAAAGGAG CTGGCCGACGTTGCCATCGACAGCCTGTGCCGAGGGGTGTTTGCTGGAGACTGCCGGGCCCTGAGCGTGCGCTCCTGCTTCCCTGCGCTGTTCGAGGCCGAGCGGAGGCGGCGCTCCGTCATCCTGGGGATGGCCCTGGGCGGAG GGAAGGGCCCCGCCCTGGACTCGGCGCTGAGCCGCAGGGCCCGTGACGAGCGCTGGAGCCAGTGGTCGCTGCGTGCTGGCATGGAGACActgcctgaggccctgcaggACTTCCTGAGACAGCGTGGGGTGGAAATGCACTGCCATGCCCAGCTGCGGCGCCTGGAGAGAACGGCGGCTGAgtgctggcag ATCACCCTGGAGGATGGCAGTGTGAGAGCAGACCATGTGATCAGTGCCATCCCAGCCAGAG ctctggcGGTGCTGCTTCCCGGCTGGGCCGAGCCGCTGGCCCAGGAGCTGCGCAGCATCGAGGCCGTGTCGGTGGGTGTGGTGAACCTGCAGTACAACGGTGCCACGCTGCCCATCACG GTGATGCTGGGAGGTGCGTGGTTCGAACAGGGCTTTGGGGACCCAGACACTGTGCCACTGGCTGTGCTGCTGAGCCGTGCCAAGGAGGCAGTGAGGGCACACCTGGGCATTGTGGCCGAGCCCTCTCGTACAATCGTCAAGGTGCTCAAg GCCTGCATCCCCCAGTACACGCTCGGCCACTGGCAGAGGACAG AGACCATCAGCCGTTACCTGGAGCAGGAAGGATTGCCGCTGAGCCTGATCGGGGCCTCCTACCAAGGTGTCTCTGTGAACGACTGTATCTACAGTGCCAAGACGGCAGTCACCCAGCTCCTGGACCAGGCCTGCTGA